A stretch of the Vigna radiata var. radiata cultivar VC1973A chromosome 7, Vradiata_ver6, whole genome shotgun sequence genome encodes the following:
- the LOC106767926 gene encoding probable WRKY transcription factor 61: MELASERSGDGGGRLKEENRTDEYTVGDDEDGPRRQEIILEEPPIEEAGPSTSADKKEEVDDELESTKSEMGVVREENERLKRSLQKIMNEYRTLEMQFQDILKQGTKRKNGNEEDDTVEESDLVSLSLGRVPSHQRNEEKIKVYKTLKDDEGFNQELTLGLECKSKSRSTSEALPNPSPENSSENRKEEAGETQKAIRDTEDEVAQQNPMKKPRVCVRARCDTPTMNDGCQWRKYGQKIAKGNPCPRAYYRCTIAPSCPVRKQVQRCVDDMSILITTYEGTHNHTLPPSATAMASTTSAAASMLLSGSSTSLSASAPSTTAPTSASNLHGLNFYLSDGAKPRQLYLSNPALSSSPSHPTITLDLTSHPASSSSSPFVRFTSNYNQPRYPSSSSLSFSNSSEINALSWSNGFLTNNNTIQPTYNSRNILGNVNFGRQQVENIYQSYLQKNSSNIPSVPQGGVPADTISAATKVITADPTFQSALAAALTSFIGGGVRGNQGGNSVGENPSSGQNLKWGEVFAASNNSSSTLSCSTSKVNGCASSFLNKTPANNTQTKSLVFLPPSSLPFSTPKSASASSPADNSDTTN, translated from the exons ATGGAGCTTGCTTCCGAGAGATCTGGTGACGGAGGAGGAAGACTCAAGGAAGAAAACAGAACTGATGAGTATACTGTtggtgatgatgaagatggTCCTCGTAGACAAGAAATTATTCTAGAG GAACCACCCATAGAGGAGGCTGGACCAAGCACATCAGCAGACAAAAAGGAAGag gTTGATGATGAACTTGAGAGCACGAAAAGTGAAATGGGTGTGGttagagaagaaaatgaacGGTTAAAGAGGTCTCTGCAGAAAATAATGAATGAGTATCGGACACTGGAAATGCAATTTCAAGACATACTTAAGCAAGggacaaaaaggaaaaatggtaACGAAGAAGACGACACAGTAGAGGAATCGGATCTAGTTTCTCTGAGCCTAGGAAGAGTTCCAAGCCATCAAAGAAACGAAGAGAAAATAAAGGTTTATAAGACATTGAAGGATGATGAAGGGTTTAACCAAGAGTTGACTCTTGGACTAGAGTGCAAATCAAAGTCAAGAAGCACAAGTGAAGCTTTGCCCAATCCAAGCCCAGAAAACAGTTCTGAAAATCGAAAGGAAGAAGCTGGGGAGACACAGAAGGCAATTAGGGACACAGAGGATGAAGTTGCTCAGCAAAACCCTATGAAGAAGCCACGAGTTTGCGTTAGAGCAAGATGTGACACTCCAACA ATGAATGATGGATGCCAATGGAGGAAATATGGACAGAAGATCGCAAAGGGAAATCCTTGCCCTCGAGCTTACTATCGTTGCACCATTGCACCATCATGTCCAGTAAGAAAACAG GTGCAAAGATGTGTCGATGACATGTCCATTTTAATTACGACGTATGAAGGGACCCACAACCACACTCTTCCACCTTCGGCTACTGCCATGGCATCCACAACTTCTGCAGCAGCCTCCATGCTTCTTTCTGGTTCATCAACCTCTCTCTCTGCCTCAGCACCCTCAACAACAGCACCCACTTCTGCTTCCAATCTCCACGGCCTCAATTTCTATCTATCAGATGGTGCAAAACCAAGGCAATTATACCTGTCGAACCCTGCACTGTCGTCTTCACCTTCACATCCAACCATCACTCTCGACCTCACTTCACACCCAGCTTCTTCTTCCTCGTCACCCTTCGTTAGATTCACTTCAAACTACAACCAACCCAGATACCCATCTTCCTCAAGCCTAAGCTTCAGTAATTCCTCAGAAATCAACGCATTGTCTTGGAGCAATGGCTTCCTTACCAATAATAATACTATTCAACCTACATACAATAGCAGGAACATACTTGGGAATGTAAACTTTGGGAGGCAACAAGTGGAAAATATATACCAATCCTATCTGCAAAAGAACAGCAGCAATATTCCAAGCGTTCCTCAAGGTGGTGTACCGGCTGATACTATATCTGCAGCAACGAAAGTGATCACAGCAGACCCCACTTTTCAATCAGCTTTGGCAGCAGCGCTCACTTCGTTTATTGGTGGCGGTGTTCGAGGAAATCAAGGCGGTAACAGTGTTGGTGAAAATCCAAGTTCGGGTCAGAACTTGAAGTGGGGTGAGGTGTTTGCAGCGTCTAATAATTCATCTTCTACCTTGTCTTGTTCAACTTCGAAAGTCAATGGTTGTGCATCGAGCTTCTTGAACAAAACGCCAGCGAATAATACACAGACGAAAAGTTTGGTGTTTCTACCGCCGTCGTCTTTGCCGTTTTCTACCCCCAAAAGTGCATCTGCGTCTTCTCCTGCTGATAATAGCGACACCACCAATTAA
- the LOC106767213 gene encoding hypersensitive-induced reaction 1 protein, protein MGNFLCCVKVEQSTVAIKEGFGRFEKVLQPGCHWMPWFLGKQLAGHLSLRQQQLDLRCETKTKDNVFVNVVASIQYRALAERANDAFYRLSNTKTQIQAYVFDVIRASVPKLNLDDAFEQKNEIARAVEEELEKAMSAYGFEIVQTLIVDIDPDDRVKRAMNEINAAARLRVAANEKAEAEKILLIXRAEGEAESKYLSGLGIARQRQAIVDGLRDSVLGFSVNVPGTTAKDVMDMVLVTQYFDTMKEIGAASKSSAVFIPHGPGAVRDVATQIRDGLLQASHE, encoded by the exons ATGGGgaattttttgtgttgtgtgaaAGTTGAGCAATCTACAGTTGCTATAAAAGAAGGATTTGGACGATTTGAGAAGGTGCTTCAGCCAGGATGCCATTGGATGCCATGGTTCCTTGGGAAACAACTTGCTGGTCATCTCTCTCTTCGACAACAACAATTAGATCTTCGTTGTGAGACCAAGACAAAG GATAATGTCTTTGTTAATGTCGTTGCCTCAATTCAATATCGTGCCCTGGCCGAGAGGGCCAATGATGCTTTTTACAGACTTAGCAATACAAAGACCCAAATTCAGGCATATGTTTTTGATG TAATTAGGGCAAGTGTTCCAAAGCTCAACTTGGATGATGCTTTTgagcagaaaaatgaaattgCCAGAGCTGTGGAAGAAGAACTTGAGAag GCTATGTCAGCTTACGGGTTCGAAATTGTTCAAACACTGATTGTTGATATAGACCCAGATGATCGTGTGAAGCGAGCTATGAATGAAATCAATGCCG CTGCAAGATTGAGGGTGGCAGCTAATGAGAAGGCAGAGGCAGAGAAGATCTTGCTAATTAANCGAGCAGAGGGTGAGGCTGAATCTAAATATCTCTCTGGATTGGGTATTGCTCGCCAACGTCAAGCAATTGTGGATGGATTGAGAGACAGTGTGCTTGGATTCTCAGTCAATGTACCTGGGACGACTGCAAAAGATGTTATGGACATGGTNCTTGTCACTCAGTATTTTGATACTATGAAAGAAATTGGCGCTGCCTCCAAGTCTTCTGCTGTCTTCATTCCACATGGGCCTGGTGCTGTTCGCGATGTTGCTACCCAAATTCGTGATGGCCTTCTTCAGGCTTCTCATGAGTAG